One genomic region from Candidatus Nomurabacteria bacterium encodes:
- a CDS encoding IS1595 family transposase: MNILASLPRERQCHIQLFKIIYGSSACPRCNGRLLFRRSYAWCRYCRAKHSVRAVTWFRGSNLSLQKLWLLIWCWQKQKSVGTTVDIVGVSYPTVRRWFRRFRALVPQSTLQLSGIVEVDESFFGKQKYGSQTIVVGAIERDTRRVRLQIVPDRAQDSLELFLTKTVARNSHLTTDAFSGYHDLEFYGYSHERCNHSNGHFGPTNMIENFWGVLKRSLRRLYGKLTLTDLRNILREWEQRQNNPELFYTVDNYLSATLCS, translated from the coding sequence ATGAACATTCTAGCAAGTTTGCCACGTGAACGGCAGTGTCATATACAGCTATTTAAGATAATATATGGGTCTAGCGCCTGTCCCCGGTGTAACGGGAGACTATTATTTCGTCGTAGTTATGCTTGGTGTCGGTACTGTAGAGCTAAACACTCAGTTAGAGCTGTTACCTGGTTTCGAGGTAGTAATCTATCACTACAGAAGCTATGGCTACTCATCTGGTGCTGGCAGAAACAAAAAAGTGTTGGTACGACTGTGGATATTGTGGGTGTTAGCTATCCAACTGTTCGTAGGTGGTTTAGGCGCTTTAGGGCATTAGTTCCACAAAGTACCTTACAGCTCTCTGGTATTGTTGAAGTAGATGAAAGTTTCTTTGGTAAACAGAAGTATGGTAGTCAAACCATTGTTGTTGGAGCCATTGAACGAGATACCAGACGAGTTAGACTACAGATTGTCCCTGACAGAGCTCAAGACAGCCTGGAACTGTTTTTGACTAAGACGGTAGCTAGGAACTCTCATCTGACGACAGACGCCTTCAGTGGCTACCATGACCTAGAGTTCTATGGCTACTCTCATGAGAGATGTAACCATAGCAATGGACACTTTGGTCCAACCAACATGATCGAGAACTTCTGGGGTGTACTGAAACGCTCCTTACGTCGTTTATACGGCAAGCTAACACTTACTGATCTAAGAAATATCCTTAGGGAGTGGGAACAAAGACAAAACAATCCTGAATTGTTCTATACTGTAGATAACTACTTATCTGCAACGCTTTGTTCTTGA